In the Paramisgurnus dabryanus chromosome 5, PD_genome_1.1, whole genome shotgun sequence genome, one interval contains:
- the taf1 gene encoding transcription initiation factor TFIID subunit 1 isoform X3, translating to MSDSDSDEDQDRPFHLTGFLFGNINENGQLEGDSVLDTESKKHLAGLGSLGLGSLITEITASEEDTADQEQDQSNTDAEGWVRSTDDAVDYSDISEVAEDETRKYRQAMGNLQPGRRTDEEDDYDADCEDVDAKLMPPPPPPILSIPAKKEETPAQNSSVVSEEADGIILPSIIVPSSVGDKVDFSSSSDSESESDRPSQGSGTGGQTGCLTLPLAGIMQKDAAKALPGVTELFPEFRPGRVLRFLRLFGPGKNMPSVWRSARRKRKRKQKEPQTDTATGDNESNAPDGGAKRKSGWDYEYAPPPPPEQCLSDDEITMMAPVESKFSQASGEGDKVSEVRPKMAEWRYGPAQLWYDMLGIPEDGSSFHYGFKLKEEQQQDNIDAATKTTTNTPASEPVSEQELQESHAEDGDEDKQIRDELFLMVTQLQWEDDIIWNGEDVKNKGTKTQRASLAGWLPTSMTRNANAYNAQQGLSRSNSQLLPPTPPPLVKTPSITGSKRDKHNHDHQVSHEDDTPWFSIFPIDNEELVYGRWEDNIIWDDQNMDRLPSPPILTLDPNDENIILEIPDEKEERASHSPSKENKKETALKKSRILLGKTGVIKDEPQQNMSQPEIKDPWNLSNDEFYYPKQQGLRGTFGGNIIQHSIPAVELRQPFFPTHMGPMKLRLFHRPSLKKYSFGALSQPGPHPVQPLLKHIKKKAKIREQERQASGGGDMFFMRTAQDLTGKDGDLILAEYSEEYPPLFMQVGMATKIKNYYKRKPGKDPGAPDCKYGETVYCHTSPFLGSLHPGQVLQAFENNLFRVPIYLHKMPETDFLIIRTRQGYFIRELVDIFVVGQECPLYEVPGPNSKRANTHIRDFLQVFIYRLFWKSKDRPRRIRMEDIKKAFPSHSESSIRKRLKLCADFKRTGMDSNWWVLKPDFRLPTEEEIRAMVSPEQCCAYYSMLVAEQRLKDAGYGEKSFFAPEEENEEEFQMKIDDEVRTAPWNTTRAFIAAMKGKCLLEVTGVADPTGCGEGFSYVKIPNKPTQQKDDREPQPVKKTVTGTDADLRRLSLKNAKQLLRKFGVPEEEIKKLSRWEVIDVVRTMSTEQARSGEGPMSKFARGSRFSVAEHQERYKEECQRIFDLQNKVLESTEVLSTDTDSSSAEDSDFEEMGKNIENMLQNKKTSSQLSREREEQERKELQRMLMGEDNDRERGRKERRKGSSALSTSSHKDDDASSVTSLNSSATGRRLKIYRTFRDEDGKEYVRCETVRKPAVIDAYLRIRNTKDEDFIRKFALLDEQHREEMRKERRRIQEQLRRLKRNQEKDRFKGPPEKKTKKAKERPDLKLKCGACGAIGHMRTNKFCPLYYQTNAPPSNPVAMTEEQEEELEKTVIHNDNEELIKVEGTKIVLGKQLIESADEVRRKSLVLKFPKQQLPPKKKRRVGTTVHCDYLNRPHKSIHRRRTDPMVTLSSVLESIINDMRDLPNTYPFHTPVNGKVVKDYYKIITRPMDLQTLRENVRKRMYPSREEFRESVELIFKNSSTYNGVKHPLTLVAQMMLTLCDEKLKEKEERLVRLEKAINPLLDDDDQVAFSFILDNIVTQKMMAVPDSWPFHHPVNKKFVPDYYKVIINPMDLDTLRKNISKHKYQNRDVFLFDVSLIHTNSVNYNGPDSPYTKTALEIVNVCKQTLAEYDEHLTQLEKDISTAKEAALDAADLECLDPLTPGPYTPQGRHGRGRLGEEESDVDIEGFEEDDDRKPKTPAPAEDGDLDDEDEEDDDELLIRPQRHMHGDEEDDDDEGSSRPAQASVLYQDLLMSDADDASDEEGDNPFSSIQLSESGSDSDVELGLQESTRIGLEQEESMMSYEGEGPEETHMEDSNVSYGSYDDGDSQMQRPASSPGIGEQDGEEGYGISEEEEEEEEDEQRRGPSVLTQAQLSEDEEDSEEFRSVGGDSDMDSDN from the exons ATGTCAGATTCTGATAGCGATGAGGATCAAGACCGTCCTTTCCATCTGACAGGATTTCTGTTTGGCAACATCAATGAAAATGGACAGCTGGAGGGCGATAGTGTGCTTGATACG GAGTCAAAGAAGCACCTGGCTGGTCTGGGCTCTCTGGGTTTGGGTTCACTCATTACAGAGATTACAGCCAGTGAAGAGGACACAGCTGACCAAGAGCAAGACCAGAGCAATACTGATGCAGAAG GATGGGTAAGGAGCACAGATGATGCCGTTGATTACTCCGATATCAGTGAAGTTGCAGAGGATGAAACCCGCAAATACAGGCAGGCTATGGGTAACCTTCAGCCAGGACGAAGGACAG ATGAAGAAGATGACTATGATGCTGATTGTGAAGATGTTGATGCCAAACTCATGCCGCCTCCCCCTCCTCCTATCCTGTCAATCCCTGCCAAGAAAGAGGAAACGCCTGCTCAGAACAGCAGTGTTG TAAGTGAGGAAGCTGACGGTATCATCCTGCCTTCTATTATCGTTCCATCATCTGTGGGTGATAAAGTTGATTTCAGCAGTTCATCAGACAGTGAGAGCGAGAGTGATCGACCATCTCAGGGTTCAGGGACAGGAGGACAGACAGGATGTCTCACTCTCCCTCTTGCAGGCATCATGCAGAAAGATGCTGCTAAAGCTCTGCCTGGAGTCACAGAACTCTTCCCTGAGTTCCGACCTGGAAGG GTTTTGCGATTCTTGCGATTGTTTGGTCCGGGTAAAAACATGCCATCTGTGTGGCGAAGTGCGCGCAGGAAGCGCAAACGTAAGCAGAAAGAACCGCAGACGGACACGGCCACAGGTGACAACGAATCAAACGCACCTGACGGAGGGGCTAAGAGAAAATCAGGGTGGGATTATGAATATGCACCTCCTCCCCCACCAGAGCAGTGTCTGTCTGATGATGAG ATCACTATGATGGCTCCAGTGGAGTCTAAGTTTTCGCAGGCGTCTGGTGAAGGTGATAAAGTGTCCGAGGTGAGGCCAAAGATGGCGGAGTGGCGATACGGTCCAGCACAGCTTTGGTATGACATGCTTGGCATCCCGGAGGATGGGAGTAGCTTCCATTATGGTTTTAAACTCAAAGAAGAGCAACAGCAGGACAATATTGATGCAGCGACAaaaactacaacaaacacaccaGCGTCTGAACCTGTCAGTGAGCAGGAACTACAAGAATCACATGCTGAG GATGGAGATGAGGACAAACAGATACGGGATGAGTTGTTTTTAATGGTGACCCAGCTGCAGTGGGAGGATGACATCATCTGGAATGGAGAGGATGTGAAGAACAAGGGCACTAAGACCCAGCGTGCCAGCCTGGCTGGGTGGCTGCCAACTAGTATGACCCGTAATGCCAATGCATACAATGCTCAACAGG GTCTAAGTCGCAGTAATTCTCAGCTATTGCCACCGACCCCTCCCCCTCTAGTCAAAACTCCATCCATAACAGGCTCTAAACGAGACAAGCATAACCATGATCATCAAG TGTCTCATGAGGATGACACCCCATGGTTCTCCATATTTCCAATTGATAATGAGGAGCTTGTGTATGGACGTTGGGAGGACAACATTATCTGGGATGACCAGAACATGGACCGTCTACCTTCTCCACCCATCCTCACCCTTGACCCTAATGATGAGAACATCATACTCG AAATCCCAGATGAAAAAGAGGAGCGAGCCTCTCATTCACCCTCCAAAGAGAACAAGAAAGAGACAGCACTGAAAAAAAGTCGCATTCTGCTTGGAAAGACGGGTGTTATTAAAGACGAACCTCAACag AATATGTCCCAGCCAGAGATTAAAGATCCCTGGAATTTGTCCAATGATGAGTTCTACTATCCCAAACAGCAGGGGCTCAGGGGCACCTTTGGAGGAAATATCATCCAG CACTCCATACCTGCTGTTGAGTTGAGACAGCCATTTTTCCCCACTCACATGGGACCCATGAAACTACGCTTATTCCATCGACCCTCCCTAAAGAAGTACTCATTTGGAGCTCTTTCCCAGCCTGGCCCGCACCCAGTCCAACCCCTACTCAAACACATTAAGAAGAAGGCTAAG ATTCGAGAGCAGGAGCGCCAGGCCTCAGGCGGGGGGGACATGTTCTTCATGCGCACAGCACAGGATCTGACAGGGAAAGACGGAGACCTGATTTTAGCCGAATATAGTGAGGAGTACCCCCCACTTTTCATGCAAGTTGGCATGGCGACCAAAATCAAGAACTATTACAAAAGA AAACCAGGTAAAGATCCTGGAGCACCTGACTGTAAATATGGAGAGACAGTTTATTGTCACACATCACCTTTTTTGGGATCTTTGCACCCTGGACAAGTACTGCAG GCTTTTGAAAATAACTTATTCAGAGTGCCCATCTACCTACATAAGATGCCCGAGACGGATTTCCTGATTATCCGAACGCGGCAGGGCTATTTCATTCGAGAGCTTGTGGACATATTTGTTGTGGGGCAGGAATGTCCTCTCTATGAGGTGCCAGGGCCCAACTCTAAACGAGCCAACACTCACATCCGAGACTTTCTCCAG GTGTTCATCTATCGCCTGTTCTGGAAGAGTAAAGATCGTCCTCGGCGAATTCGTATGGAGGACATTAAGAAGGCGTTTCCCTCTCATTCCGAGAGCAGCATCCGCAAACGCTTAAAACTCTGTGCTGACTTCAAACGCACAG GCATGGACTCTAACTGGTGGGTCTTGAAGCCAGATTTTCGGCTTCCCACGGAAGAGGAGATCAGAGCAATGGTCTCACCAGAGCAGTGCTGTGCATACTACAGTATGTTGGTGGCAGAACAGAGACTAAAG GATGCTGGGTATGGTGAGAAGTCATTCTTTGCACCTGAGGAAGAGAATGAGGAAGAGTTCCAGATGAAAATTGATGATGAG GTTCGAACTGCTCCATGGAACACAACCCGTGCTTTTATTGCAGCCATGAAGGGCAAGTGTCTTCTCGAGGTCACAGGGGTTGCTGATCCCACTGGCTGTGGAGAGGGATTTTCATATGTTAAGATTCCTAATAAACCAACACAGCAGAAG gatgaTCGAGAGCCACAACCAGTCAAGAAGACCGTAACAGGGACTGATGCGGATCTGCGACGTCTGTCACTCAAAAATGCCAAACAGTTGCTCCGAAAGTTTGGGGTTCCTGAGGAAGAG ATAAAGAAACTTTCCCGATGGGAAGTTATCGACGTTGTAAGAACCATGTCTACTGAACAGGCTCGTTCAGGTGAGGGGCCTATGAGTAAATTTGCTCGTGGTTCACGGTTCTCTGTAGCAGAGCATCAAGAACGTTATAAGGAGGAGTGCCAGAGGATTTTCGACCTGCAGAACAA GGTGCTGGAGTCCACTGAGGTTTTGTCCACAGACACAGACAGCAGCTCCGCAGAGGACAGTGATTTTGAGGAGATGGGCAAGAACATTGAGAACATGCTGCAGAATAAGAAGACCAGCTCTCAGCTGAGCAGAGAACGAGAGGAACAGGAGAGAAAAGAACTGCAGCGGATGCTGATGGGAGAAGATAACGATAGAGAGAGGGGACGAAAGGAACGACGCAAAggat CGAGCGCCCTCTCCACCAGCTCTCACAAAGACGATGACGCTTCCTCTGTCACTAGCTTGAACTCTTCAGCAACAGGGCGAAGGCTGAAAATTTATCGCACTTTTCGTGATGAAGACGGCAAAGAGTATGTGCGCTGCGAGACCGTACGCAAACCTGCCGTCATTGACGCTTATTTACGCATACGTAACACAAAAGATGAAGATTTCAT TCGTAAGTTTGCGCTGTTAGATGAGCAGCACAGGGAGGAGATGAGAAAAGAACGGCGAAGAATCCAGGAGCAACTACGGCGTCTCAAGCGAAACCAAGAGAAGGACCGATTTAAAGGGCCACCTGAGAAAAAGACCAAGAAGGCCAAAGAGCGACCAGACCTGAAG CTGAAATGTGGAGCATGTGGTGCGATTGGCCATATGAGAACCAATAAGTTTTGCCCGCTGTACTACCAAACCAATGCCCCACCCTCAAATCCAGTGGCCATGACGGAGGAGCAGGAAGAGGAGTTGGAGAAGACGGTGATCCACAATGACAATGAAGAGCTTATTAAAGTGGAAGGCACTAAGATCGTGCTTGGAAAGCAGCTCATTGAGAG CGCTGATGAGGTACGGAGAAAATCTCTGGTTCTGAAGTTCCCCAAGCAGCAGCTTCCTCCCAAAAAGAAAAGACGTGTGGGGACAACCGTGCACTGTGATTACCTCAAT CGTCCTCATAAGTCAATCCATCGCCGAAGGACTGACCCAATGGTCACGCTCTCCTCAGTCCTGGAGAGCATCATTAATGACATGAGAGACCTTCCTAAT ACCTACCCCTTTCATACTCCTGTGAATGGCAAGGTGGTTAAGGATTATTATAAGATAATCACACGGCCGATGGATCTGCAGACGTTACGTGAAAACGTTCGTAAACGCATGTACCCGTCACGAGAAGAATTCAGGGAGAGTGTCGAACTTATCTTCAAAAACAGTTCTACGTACAATG GTGTAAAACATCCTTTAACCCTTGTCGCTCAGATGATGCTGACCCTTTGTGATGAGAAACTGAAAGAG AAAGAGGAGCGATTAGTTCGTTTGGAGAAAGCTATTAATCCTCTTCTGGATGATGATGATCAGGTTGCATTCTCCTTCATCCTGGACAACATTGTAACTCAGAAGATGATGGCTGTCCCCGAT TCCTGGCCCTTTCATCATCCTGTTAATAAGAAGTTTGTTCCAGATTACTATAAGGTCATAATCAATCCTATGGACCTGGACACCCTCCGCAAG aACATCTCAAAGCACAAGTATCAGAACCGGGATGTCTTTCTTTTCGATGTCAGCCTCATTCACACCAACAGTGTCAATTACAATG GCCCTGACAGCCCATATACCAAAACAGCTCTGGAAATTGTAAACGTCTGCAAGCAGACGTTAGCGGAG TATGATGAACACCTGACTCAACTGGAGAAGGATATCTCTACTGCTAAGGAAGCTGCTCTGGACGCCGCAGATCTTGAGTGCTTAGATCCTTTGACCCCTGGACCGTACACGCCACAG GGTCGTCATGGCAGAGGCAGGCTGGGTGAAGAGGAGTCTGATGTAGACATTGAAGGATTTGAGGAAGATGATGATAGGAAGCCTAAAACACCTGCTCCG GCAGAAGACGGCGATTTGGATGATGAGGATGAAGAAGATGATGATGAGCTCCTCATACGGCCACAGAGACATATGCATGGGGATGAAGAGGATGATGACGATGAAGGCTCCAGCCGGCCAGCACAGGCCAGCGTTCTTTACCAGGATCTGTTGATGTCAGATGCAGATGATGCCAGTGATGAAGAGGGAGACAATCCATTCTcct CCATTCAACTGTCGGAGAGTGGCAGTGACAGTGATGTTGAACTGGGTCTTCAGGAGAGCACCCGGATTGGACTAGAACAGGAAGAAAGTATGATGTCATATGAGGGGGAGGGGCCTGAAGAAACGCACATGGAAGACAGCAACGTCAG CTATGGCAGCTATGATGATGGAGACAGCCAAATGCAAAGACCGGCGTCCAGCCCCGGGATAGGAGAACAGGATGGAGAAGAAGGGTACGGGATAAGtgaagaagaagaggaggaagaggaggatgaGCAGAGGAGAGGACCTAGTGTTCTTACACAGGCGCAGCTCAGCGAGGATGAGGAAGACAGTGAAGAATTCAGATCTGTTGGAGGAGACAGTGACATGGATTCGGACAACTAA